Proteins from one Gimesia maris genomic window:
- a CDS encoding AAA family ATPase encodes MNWQTLTTSTLEEILHWAATQPWCQAMSDCAQDAQWHAEGDVWTHTRLVCRQLPQLDEWADLSNREQSILIFTALLHDAAKPLTTQLDPETGRLRSPKHAVKGEYLARNVLRGLGCDLETRETICRLVRYHGRPAFLLEKPNPEQEVISLSWLVNHHLLYLFALADTRGRTTDSMSRPEEHLRFWKMIAEKQHCFDQPYPFANDQARFLFYHSPEPNVHYVPHEDFSCTVTMLSGLPGSGKDTWLARHRTDLPTVSLDDIRDDLDVEPTDNQGAVVQLARERCRELLREKSDFAFNATNLTRQIRKRWLQLFADYGARIELIYLEPPLETILKQNHQRPQPVPEKVIHKLVEKVEPPTLTEAHTVTLNRN; translated from the coding sequence ATGAACTGGCAGACACTGACAACATCGACTCTGGAGGAGATCCTGCACTGGGCCGCCACGCAGCCCTGGTGCCAGGCGATGTCAGACTGCGCGCAGGATGCCCAGTGGCACGCCGAAGGGGATGTCTGGACGCATACCCGACTCGTCTGTCGCCAGTTACCCCAACTGGATGAGTGGGCTGACTTATCAAACCGGGAACAGTCCATTCTGATCTTCACGGCACTCCTGCACGACGCCGCCAAACCGCTGACTACGCAGCTCGATCCCGAAACCGGCCGCCTGCGCTCGCCCAAACATGCCGTAAAGGGAGAATACCTGGCGCGAAATGTTCTGCGCGGACTGGGCTGCGATCTGGAAACCCGCGAAACCATCTGCCGCCTGGTCCGTTATCATGGTCGTCCTGCGTTTCTGCTGGAAAAACCGAATCCGGAGCAGGAAGTGATTTCCCTCTCCTGGCTGGTCAACCATCATCTGCTCTACCTGTTCGCCCTGGCCGACACCCGCGGACGGACGACCGACAGCATGTCGCGTCCTGAAGAACATCTGCGGTTCTGGAAAATGATCGCCGAGAAACAGCACTGCTTCGATCAACCCTACCCGTTCGCCAACGATCAGGCCCGATTCCTATTCTATCACTCGCCCGAACCGAACGTGCATTATGTGCCTCATGAAGACTTCAGTTGCACGGTCACTATGCTGTCCGGCCTGCCGGGCTCGGGTAAAGATACCTGGCTCGCACGGCACCGTACGGATCTGCCAACCGTCTCGCTGGATGACATTCGCGACGACCTGGACGTCGAACCGACGGACAACCAGGGAGCCGTCGTCCAATTGGCCCGGGAGCGCTGCCGCGAACTGTTGCGCGAAAAATCTGATTTCGCTTTCAACGCCACCAACCTGACCCGGCAGATCAGAAAACGCTGGCTACAGCTCTTTGCCGACTACGGTGCCCGCATCGAACTGATCTACCTGGAACCGCCGCTGGAAACGATATTGAAACAGAATCATCAACGTCCCCAGCCGGTCCCGGAAAAAGTCATACACAAACTGGTAGAAAAAGTCGAACCTCCCACACTGACCGAGGCTCATACTGTGACGTTGAACAGGAATTGA
- a CDS encoding ArsR/SmtB family transcription factor, with translation MKEKTREQYEARAKIAKAMAHPSRLLMLDLLQKQEMCVNDISEKVGADQSTVSKHLSILKEVGLVGSRKEGTLSYYRVTCGCLDGFFSCMETVLLSDLEGRKLSVK, from the coding sequence ATGAAGGAAAAGACCCGAGAACAATATGAAGCGCGTGCCAAAATTGCGAAAGCGATGGCGCATCCCAGTCGGCTGCTGATGCTGGATCTGCTGCAGAAGCAGGAGATGTGCGTCAACGATATCTCGGAGAAAGTCGGTGCGGATCAATCTACAGTTTCCAAACATCTATCGATTCTCAAGGAAGTGGGTCTGGTTGGTTCTCGTAAAGAAGGGACGCTCAGTTACTACCGTGTAACCTGTGGCTGCCTGGATGGTTTCTTCTCCTGTATGGAAACAGTGCTCTTGTCCGATCTCGAAGGTCGTAAACTGTCAGTGAAATAA
- a CDS encoding LamG domain-containing protein — translation MKFKSFLMAVFSLSLALALMAAEPEQAATDKKTQGLEFDGKNSYVTFPHIELEEYPEFTIEAWVKDWSGRICCQGKQGDPENSIWISIRAKGHSTGWESDNGMNHSIPVDPNSIEGWDHIAMVYDEFQQSLYLNGKLIHQTTAPAPGPFDESRLFFLGAQEKWEDTQTKPAALFGKGVMRMFRISKVARYDKEFEPADRFKSDAETVVLFDFAKPEKDMLFDASPNKNNGIIYNARWVDLKQD, via the coding sequence ATGAAATTTAAATCATTTTTAATGGCTGTATTTTCGTTGAGCCTCGCTTTGGCATTGATGGCTGCAGAACCAGAGCAAGCTGCAACTGATAAAAAAACGCAGGGATTAGAGTTCGATGGAAAAAACAGTTACGTCACCTTCCCTCATATCGAACTGGAAGAGTACCCTGAATTTACAATTGAAGCCTGGGTCAAAGACTGGTCGGGCCGGATCTGCTGCCAGGGAAAACAGGGAGACCCCGAAAACAGCATCTGGATCTCCATTCGTGCGAAAGGGCACTCCACTGGCTGGGAAAGTGACAACGGGATGAATCATTCCATTCCCGTTGATCCCAATTCGATTGAAGGCTGGGATCATATTGCGATGGTTTATGATGAATTCCAACAGTCTTTGTACCTGAATGGTAAACTGATCCATCAAACGACTGCTCCCGCTCCTGGCCCCTTTGATGAAAGCCGACTGTTCTTTCTGGGGGCTCAGGAAAAGTGGGAAGACACGCAGACAAAACCAGCAGCCCTGTTCGGTAAAGGCGTCATGCGGATGTTTCGCATTTCAAAAGTCGCCCGCTATGACAAAGAATTCGAACCAGCAGACCGTTTCAAATCAGATGCAGAAACGGTCGTACTGTTCGACTTTGCCAAACCCGAGAAAGACATGCTGTTTGATGCCTCTCCGAACAAAAATAACGGTATCATCTACAATGCCAGGTGGGTTGACCTTAAGCAGGATTAG
- a CDS encoding DUF6193 family natural product biosynthesis protein: MTDPHYPELTTTDSLASLLCQKLGEIDTKLRVVTYRESIQNPSVAPDDQSVLFQYSHWNVTFQNSERSIYLTCATDRRLFTCHCSEYEIPQAQVKTTHLEEVAHLFRLWVLEQIDSADLAIARVIGSVQVFPPLAAHKVVNAQWDKYHDHLADGHLDLFDFYQVAKVTPELRQLFPFTSMWFFCFSRCTHYPFTRDCPHVRPKQSFINHEVIPGYYEVFLRERYLGEGPAERAAQIVVQYLPRNCGPAQLCTETFFNDLSEPH; the protein is encoded by the coding sequence ATGACAGATCCGCATTACCCCGAACTGACAACAACTGACAGCCTGGCCTCGCTCCTGTGTCAGAAACTGGGGGAGATAGACACAAAGCTGCGCGTCGTTACTTACCGGGAAAGCATTCAAAATCCCTCAGTCGCCCCCGATGATCAGAGCGTTTTGTTCCAATACTCCCATTGGAATGTTACTTTCCAAAATTCAGAACGCTCGATCTATCTGACCTGCGCTACAGACAGGCGTTTATTTACCTGTCATTGCAGCGAATACGAAATCCCCCAGGCGCAAGTAAAGACAACTCATCTCGAAGAAGTGGCTCATTTGTTCCGGCTCTGGGTGTTGGAACAAATTGATTCTGCAGATTTGGCAATTGCGCGTGTCATCGGATCGGTGCAGGTCTTTCCGCCCCTGGCTGCACATAAAGTTGTCAATGCGCAATGGGACAAATATCACGACCATCTGGCTGACGGGCACCTGGACCTGTTTGATTTTTATCAGGTCGCAAAAGTGACTCCGGAGTTGCGTCAGCTCTTTCCCTTTACCAGCATGTGGTTCTTCTGCTTCAGCCGCTGCACACATTATCCGTTCACCCGGGATTGTCCGCACGTCAGACCCAAACAGAGTTTCATAAATCACGAAGTCATACCAGGATACTACGAAGTTTTTTTGCGGGAACGCTATCTGGGAGAAGGTCCGGCGGAAAGAGCAGCACAGATTGTCGTACAGTATCTGCCGCGCAACTGCGGCCCGGCTCAGTTATGCACCGAGACGTTTTTCAATGATCTCAGCGAACCTCACTGA
- a CDS encoding DUF488 domain-containing protein: MPAKIQIKRIYEEPAKSDGCRILVDRLWPRGVKKTEACVDLWPKELAPSNELRKWFHAHLDQYADFVKKYQSELKPKYKQAKQMLLETDQSQITLLTAVKEPDQSHVPVLKQFLEDLLSKGT, translated from the coding sequence ATGCCAGCGAAAATTCAAATCAAACGCATTTATGAAGAGCCAGCCAAAAGTGATGGCTGTCGGATTCTCGTAGATCGTCTCTGGCCCCGTGGCGTAAAAAAAACAGAAGCTTGCGTCGATCTCTGGCCTAAAGAACTCGCCCCCTCGAACGAATTGCGAAAATGGTTCCACGCTCATCTGGATCAGTATGCTGATTTTGTCAAAAAGTATCAGAGCGAACTGAAACCCAAGTATAAGCAGGCGAAACAAATGCTGTTGGAAACAGATCAATCTCAGATTACCCTGTTGACCGCTGTGAAAGAACCGGATCAGAGCCATGTTCCGGTCCTGAAGCAGTTTCTGGAAGATCTGCTTTCCAAGGGAACATAA
- a CDS encoding ArsR/SmtB family transcription factor, with product MKKIWSCPDAVFLLQSNPNSPQMRIAWSIQLVDGTGEIFHFVGDITMSKDRLQSDLCAEKLKALGEPIRLRIIDLLRDGERTVSVIADQLEEEVVNISHHLGILYHASLVTKRKEGRFVIYNLHPDVSAVSKSGKQHLDFGCCRLEVPDK from the coding sequence ATGAAAAAAATCTGGAGCTGTCCAGATGCGGTTTTTCTGCTACAATCTAACCCGAATTCCCCACAGATGCGGATTGCCTGGTCAATTCAGCTCGTCGATGGAACGGGGGAGATCTTTCATTTTGTGGGTGATATTACTATGTCTAAAGATCGGCTCCAGTCCGACCTGTGTGCAGAGAAATTAAAAGCGCTGGGAGAACCTATTCGCCTGCGTATCATTGATCTGCTGCGAGATGGTGAGCGGACCGTCAGTGTGATCGCCGATCAGTTGGAAGAAGAGGTCGTGAATATCTCGCATCATCTGGGAATTCTGTATCATGCGAGTCTGGTGACCAAACGCAAGGAAGGTCGCTTTGTCATCTATAATTTGCATCCCGACGTTTCCGCCGTCAGCAAATCAGGGAAACAGCATCTCGATTTTGGCTGCTGCCGCCTGGAAGTCCCTGATAAATAA
- a CDS encoding arsenate reductase ArsC, with product MGKPMVLFLCTGNSARSQMAEAFLRQHAGNIYDAHSAGLNPQGVHPLTIQVMQEVGIDISEHQSKSLTQYLGKASPKWVIFVCEKAESSCPHVWPFSLQSESWRFEDPVDSVGDDLERIMKFRSVRDQIETRILDWISKNKISSETENQFEFRE from the coding sequence ATGGGTAAACCAATGGTTTTGTTTCTCTGTACTGGAAATTCTGCGCGAAGCCAGATGGCAGAAGCGTTTCTGAGACAGCATGCAGGAAATATTTATGATGCACATAGTGCCGGATTGAACCCTCAGGGAGTCCATCCTCTGACGATTCAGGTTATGCAAGAGGTCGGGATTGATATTTCAGAGCACCAGTCAAAATCTCTCACTCAGTATCTCGGAAAAGCAAGTCCCAAATGGGTGATATTTGTCTGTGAAAAGGCGGAGAGTTCCTGTCCTCATGTGTGGCCATTTTCACTTCAATCAGAATCCTGGAGATTTGAAGATCCGGTTGATTCGGTCGGTGACGATCTGGAGCGAATCATGAAATTCCGGTCTGTGAGAGATCAGATAGAAACACGGATACTGGACTGGATCAGTAAAAATAAAATCAGTTCGGAAACCGAAAATCAATTCGAGTTCAGGGAGTAA
- a CDS encoding TspO/MBR family protein translates to MTWLDWYNTLSKPYWTPEPSTISLIWQILYPIILISFGYVFLQTARRKFPSTTSIPFAINLLANLSFTPLLFGLRNLPLATLDILVVWTSILWMSIAVWRYSRWVVFAQIPYFIWVSIAAVLQVSITWMNWKV, encoded by the coding sequence ATGACCTGGCTCGACTGGTACAACACGCTCTCCAAACCATACTGGACTCCGGAACCGTCTACAATCAGCCTGATCTGGCAGATACTGTATCCGATTATTCTGATCTCATTCGGGTATGTCTTTCTGCAGACCGCGCGTCGAAAATTCCCGTCAACGACTTCAATTCCCTTCGCCATTAATCTGCTGGCTAATCTCAGCTTCACACCACTGTTATTTGGACTGAGAAACTTACCACTGGCGACTCTGGATATCCTCGTGGTCTGGACCTCGATTCTCTGGATGAGCATCGCTGTCTGGCGATATTCCCGCTGGGTAGTGTTTGCTCAGATCCCGTATTTCATCTGGGTTTCAATCGCCGCCGTGCTCCAGGTCAGTATCACATGGATGAACTGGAAAGTCTGA
- a CDS encoding SEC-C metal-binding domain-containing protein — protein sequence MSKRRTGFPSETQVKRGVRIVHGVKLLEEKLGRNDLCPCGSGKRFKKCCLTRGCF from the coding sequence ATGAGCAAACGCCGCACAGGCTTCCCGTCTGAAACACAGGTCAAACGGGGCGTCCGCATCGTGCATGGCGTTAAGCTGCTCGAAGAAAAACTGGGCCGCAACGATTTATGCCCCTGTGGCTCCGGCAAGCGCTTCAAAAAGTGCTGCCTCACGCGGGGCTGCTTTTGA
- a CDS encoding nucleotidyltransferase domain-containing protein, whose translation MNKRVHYQPNLIYSDGTQVVTVRDIIGPNGRTQHPRGSVGVVVRAPRDLDHSYRVKFPDGVEVALKADELTLLAQYKEGEIGNSEINANRSDLFSRVIFKCIIGSRAFSLEDEQSDTDYRGIYLPPADLQWSLYGVPEQLDCHETQETYWELQKFLVLALKANPNVLECLYTPLVEHVTPLGQELLDMRDIFLTRVVYQTYNGYVMSQFKKMQTDIKNQGKVKWKHVMHLIRLLISGVTLLREGYVVVDVGPHREQLLAIKRGEVPWEETEKWRKSLHKEFEQALEQTRLPARPDYETANHYLIKARRLATQEKLP comes from the coding sequence ATGAACAAGCGCGTCCACTATCAGCCGAACCTGATCTATTCTGATGGCACACAGGTGGTGACAGTCCGGGATATCATCGGGCCGAACGGTCGTACGCAGCATCCGCGGGGATCGGTCGGTGTGGTGGTGCGTGCGCCGCGTGACCTGGATCACTCGTATCGCGTTAAATTTCCCGATGGTGTCGAAGTCGCCCTCAAAGCGGACGAGCTGACGCTGCTGGCCCAATATAAAGAAGGTGAGATCGGCAACAGCGAGATCAACGCGAATCGCAGTGACCTGTTCTCCCGCGTGATCTTCAAGTGCATCATTGGCTCCCGGGCCTTCAGTCTCGAGGATGAGCAGTCCGATACCGATTATCGAGGCATCTATCTGCCCCCCGCTGATCTGCAGTGGTCTCTGTACGGCGTCCCTGAACAGCTCGACTGTCACGAAACGCAGGAAACCTACTGGGAGCTGCAGAAGTTTCTGGTCCTGGCTTTGAAAGCGAACCCGAATGTCCTGGAGTGCCTCTATACTCCCCTGGTCGAACACGTTACGCCACTCGGCCAGGAACTGCTGGATATGCGGGATATCTTTCTGACGCGCGTCGTCTATCAGACCTACAACGGTTATGTGATGTCGCAGTTCAAAAAGATGCAGACCGATATCAAGAACCAGGGCAAAGTCAAATGGAAACATGTGATGCACCTGATCCGGTTGTTGATCTCGGGGGTCACGCTCCTGCGCGAAGGCTATGTCGTCGTCGATGTGGGACCACACCGGGAACAGTTGCTGGCGATCAAGCGAGGTGAAGTCCCCTGGGAAGAGACCGAGAAATGGAGGAAGAGCCTGCACAAGGAATTTGAGCAGGCGCTGGAACAGACCCGTCTACCGGCCCGCCCCGATTATGAAACTGCGAATCACTATCTCATCAAAGCACGTCGACTGGCGACACAGGAAAAACTGCCATGA
- a CDS encoding ArsI/CadI family heavy metal resistance metalloenzyme produces the protein MNQKSAAEFPGQFRVHIALTVSNLEQSKQFYNILLGVTPSKERPRYAKYEPQDPSVNLTLNETEEAVQLEGGSAHFGIQVKSVEEVHAAIERFKAANIQTVTEEATTCCYAVQDKVWAIDPDGHKWEVFVVLEADAKDELYAQSGCCGPEMVTLKDCNSSQSNPA, from the coding sequence ATGAATCAAAAATCAGCCGCCGAGTTTCCCGGCCAGTTTCGTGTGCATATTGCGTTGACCGTTTCAAATCTGGAACAGTCAAAACAGTTCTACAACATTTTGCTGGGGGTAACGCCCAGTAAAGAACGTCCGCGGTACGCCAAATACGAACCTCAGGATCCTTCCGTCAATCTAACCCTCAATGAAACAGAGGAGGCAGTTCAGTTAGAGGGTGGATCGGCCCATTTTGGGATCCAGGTCAAATCAGTAGAAGAAGTCCACGCTGCCATCGAACGGTTCAAAGCTGCGAATATCCAGACTGTTACGGAAGAAGCAACCACCTGCTGTTACGCCGTCCAGGACAAAGTCTGGGCCATCGACCCGGATGGGCACAAGTGGGAAGTCTTTGTGGTGCTCGAAGCCGATGCGAAAGATGAACTTTATGCACAGTCAGGTTGCTGTGGACCGGAAATGGTGACGTTGAAAGACTGTAACAGTTCACAGTCTAATCCTGCTTAA
- the arsB gene encoding ACR3 family arsenite efflux transporter, translated as MSLFERYLTLWVGLCIVGGIVLGKVAPGIAQTLDGMAIYVNDAPVVSIPIAVCLFFMMYPIMVKIDFAEVLKAGKAIRPVGLTLFINWAIKPFTMYAIASFFLGTLFLTFIGPEAVDYVKMPFGADLAVGAEYGSGKVVLIDGVKMLEVPLWRSYLAGCILLGIAPCTAMVLVWGFLAKGNDGHTLVMVAINSLTMLVLYGLLGGYLLGVGKLPVPWQALLLSIGVYVALPLVAGFFSRKWLIASKGETWFREKFLHVLTPITIAALLVTLILLFSFKGETILNNPMTILWIAIPLLIQTVVIFALGYVLSKMFKLTYESAAPTALIGASNHFEVAIATATMLYGLSSGAALATVVGVLIEVPLMLMLVKFCVRTQNWFPHQANSDPDPLKSATTNTVSE; from the coding sequence ATGAGTCTCTTTGAACGATATCTGACCCTGTGGGTCGGACTGTGTATCGTGGGGGGGATTGTCTTAGGCAAGGTTGCGCCGGGGATTGCCCAGACCCTGGATGGGATGGCGATCTATGTGAATGATGCGCCCGTCGTTTCCATTCCGATCGCGGTCTGTCTGTTTTTCATGATGTACCCCATTATGGTGAAAATCGACTTTGCCGAAGTTCTCAAGGCCGGTAAGGCAATTCGTCCCGTCGGTCTGACGTTGTTTATCAACTGGGCCATCAAACCATTTACCATGTATGCCATTGCGAGCTTTTTCCTGGGAACCCTGTTTTTGACATTCATCGGACCGGAGGCGGTGGACTATGTCAAAATGCCATTCGGCGCAGATCTCGCTGTCGGTGCTGAATATGGATCCGGGAAAGTCGTGCTCATTGATGGTGTGAAAATGCTCGAAGTGCCTCTCTGGAGAAGTTACCTGGCGGGTTGTATTCTGCTGGGCATCGCTCCCTGTACCGCGATGGTACTGGTCTGGGGATTTCTGGCGAAAGGCAACGATGGACATACGCTGGTCATGGTGGCCATCAACTCATTAACCATGCTGGTACTGTATGGTCTGTTGGGAGGATATCTACTGGGTGTTGGGAAATTACCTGTTCCCTGGCAGGCATTATTGCTGTCCATCGGTGTCTATGTCGCTCTGCCTCTGGTAGCAGGATTCTTTTCGCGTAAATGGCTGATTGCCAGCAAGGGAGAAACATGGTTTCGAGAGAAATTTCTCCACGTATTAACACCGATCACGATTGCCGCTTTGTTAGTAACATTGATACTACTGTTCTCGTTCAAAGGGGAGACGATTCTCAACAATCCCATGACGATACTCTGGATTGCGATTCCTCTGTTGATCCAGACCGTGGTCATTTTTGCACTGGGCTACGTGCTTTCAAAAATGTTCAAACTGACTTATGAAAGTGCTGCTCCTACAGCATTGATTGGCGCTTCGAACCATTTTGAAGTCGCGATTGCGACAGCCACCATGTTATATGGACTCTCTTCAGGAGCAGCACTGGCAACGGTAGTGGGAGTATTAATCGAAGTTCCCTTAATGTTAATGCTGGTGAAATTTTGTGTCCGAACTCAAAACTGGTTTCCACACCAGGCGAACTCCGATCCAGACCCGTTAAAATCAGCGACGACTAATACTGTGAGTGAATGA
- a CDS encoding arsenate reductase ArsC, translating into MKRVLVLCTGNSCRSQMAEELWENLGAGEWQAESAGSNPSGYVHPLAIEAMKELDIDLSENTSKHLEQFTDQQFDLVVTVCDNAKESCPVFTGATQTLHWPFDDPADATGSDEEKMKMFRRVRDEIKTKIQNYLNN; encoded by the coding sequence ATGAAACGTGTATTAGTATTATGTACGGGTAATTCCTGTCGTTCGCAGATGGCGGAGGAACTGTGGGAAAACCTGGGAGCGGGTGAATGGCAGGCTGAATCCGCTGGTTCCAATCCCTCCGGATATGTGCATCCACTGGCGATTGAAGCCATGAAGGAACTGGACATTGATTTGTCTGAGAACACGAGTAAACACCTCGAACAGTTTACCGATCAGCAATTTGATCTGGTGGTGACAGTCTGTGATAACGCGAAGGAATCGTGTCCCGTTTTTACCGGCGCCACTCAGACACTACACTGGCCTTTCGATGATCCTGCGGATGCAACGGGATCGGATGAAGAAAAAATGAAAATGTTCCGTCGTGTACGGGATGAAATTAAAACCAAAATCCAAAACTATCTGAATAACTGA
- the uvsE gene encoding UV DNA damage repair endonuclease UvsE: protein MKNSSKFSTKLRLGLCCQFLEEPIKFRNTTVKANSQMERTAALEKLARLCRENALALQSSLEFCASHGIGCFRINSQILPLKTHPECGYAMSDLPEGTAIVELFQQCGKYAREHDIRTCFHPDQFVVLNSPREEVVERSIAELEYQSEVAEWVDADVVNIHGGGGYGEKTAALKRFAKNVKRLSRRVRSRLTVENDDKTYTPSDLLPLCQATGIPLVYDAHHHRCLSDELSIEEATAQALRTWNREPLFHISSPLEGWQGPRPNRHHDFIDIQDFPRCWESLELTVEVEAKAKEQAVLKLRKSLQRQSS from the coding sequence TTGAAGAATTCATCCAAATTCTCAACAAAGCTTCGGCTGGGACTCTGCTGTCAGTTCCTGGAAGAACCGATCAAATTCCGTAATACCACCGTTAAAGCGAACAGTCAGATGGAACGTACCGCGGCACTGGAAAAGCTGGCGCGGCTCTGCAGGGAAAATGCACTGGCACTTCAGTCCTCGCTCGAATTCTGTGCCTCACATGGTATCGGCTGCTTTCGCATTAACAGTCAGATCCTGCCTTTGAAAACGCATCCGGAATGCGGATACGCAATGAGCGACCTGCCAGAAGGAACAGCGATTGTCGAGCTGTTTCAACAGTGTGGCAAATATGCCCGTGAGCATGACATCCGCACCTGTTTTCATCCTGATCAGTTTGTCGTTTTGAATTCGCCTCGCGAGGAAGTCGTCGAACGATCAATCGCCGAGTTGGAGTATCAGTCGGAAGTGGCGGAATGGGTCGACGCCGACGTCGTCAATATCCATGGCGGCGGTGGATACGGAGAGAAAACAGCGGCTCTCAAACGCTTCGCCAAAAATGTGAAGCGTCTGTCCCGTCGCGTACGCAGCCGCCTGACGGTCGAGAATGACGATAAAACTTACACCCCCAGTGACCTGCTCCCCTTGTGCCAGGCAACAGGGATCCCGCTGGTTTACGATGCCCACCATCACCGCTGCCTGAGCGATGAACTCTCCATCGAAGAAGCGACAGCACAGGCTCTCCGGACCTGGAATCGCGAACCGCTGTTTCACATCTCCAGTCCCCTGGAAGGCTGGCAGGGCCCCAGACCAAACCGACATCACGATTTCATCGATATCCAGGATTTTCCCCGCTGCTGGGAGTCGCTTGAACTGACAGTGGAAGTGGAAGCCAAAGCGAAAGAACAGGCCGTGCTGAAACTGAGAAAATCACTGCAGCGACAATCGTCTTAA
- a CDS encoding nucleotidyltransferase domain-containing protein, translated as MNFDPRLEKQLNEHPYPLLFATISGSHIYGFPSPDSDYDLRGVHILPLETVIGLKVGQVTVERSRVDDGLEIDLVTHDVSKFFQLMLKKNGYVLEQLLSPLVLQATPEYEELKALAPGCVTRYHAYHYLGFAATQWKLFQKEDPPRVKPLLYVYRVLLTGLHLMRTGEVEPNLIHLNEEARLSYIPELIERKLEGSERSTLDAADMEFHRREYQRLVSELEQALETTSLPEQPNSGAALNDLLVRIRLVHRKGA; from the coding sequence ATGAACTTCGATCCCCGACTTGAAAAACAGCTCAACGAACATCCTTATCCTCTGCTGTTCGCCACTATTAGTGGATCACATATCTATGGTTTTCCTTCTCCCGATTCCGATTACGACCTCCGCGGCGTACATATATTGCCGCTGGAGACCGTAATCGGTCTGAAAGTAGGCCAGGTCACTGTGGAGCGTTCGCGCGTTGATGACGGCCTGGAAATCGATCTGGTCACACACGATGTGAGCAAGTTCTTTCAACTGATGCTTAAAAAGAATGGCTACGTGCTGGAACAGCTGCTCTCGCCGCTGGTCCTGCAGGCCACTCCCGAGTATGAAGAGCTGAAAGCGCTGGCGCCCGGCTGTGTGACCAGGTATCACGCGTATCATTATCTGGGTTTCGCGGCAACGCAGTGGAAGCTGTTTCAGAAGGAAGATCCGCCCCGGGTCAAGCCCCTGCTCTACGTGTACCGGGTACTGCTCACCGGACTGCATCTGATGCGCACGGGTGAAGTGGAACCGAACCTGATCCACTTGAACGAAGAAGCGCGGCTGTCCTACATCCCCGAACTGATCGAACGCAAGCTGGAAGGTTCGGAACGCTCCACGCTGGATGCCGCCGACATGGAGTTCCATAGACGCGAATACCAGCGGCTCGTAAGCGAACTGGAACAGGCGCTGGAAACCACCAGTCTACCCGAACAGCCAAATTCGGGTGCAGCGTTGAACGATCTGCTGGTCCGAATCCGTCTGGTTCATCGGAAAGGAGCCTGA
- a CDS encoding RNA ligase family protein, producing MGSSHDQFVKYPRTPHLFGSTGTADDKRLSEQASLQFIADPSLIVEEKIDGTNVGLHFSPTGELVLQCRGHLINEGMHPQYDLFKQWAMVKRPVLEQMLKDRFILFGEWVYARHSIHYRSLPHYFFEFDIYDKVQQVFLSLACRLELLADTGIETVPVIHTGPLARKDLETLIGQSAFDSVFENPFTSSTDNLMEGVYLRTEAGGAVTGRSKFVRPEFVEKIKQSSHWQHQAMVPNLLSKQADIWS from the coding sequence ATGGGCAGTTCCCATGATCAATTTGTCAAATATCCGCGAACACCTCATCTGTTCGGCTCTACGGGGACGGCAGACGACAAACGGCTCAGCGAACAGGCTTCACTGCAGTTCATTGCCGATCCATCTCTCATCGTAGAGGAAAAGATTGACGGCACCAACGTCGGACTCCATTTCTCTCCCACGGGAGAACTCGTTCTGCAGTGTCGGGGGCACCTGATTAACGAAGGCATGCACCCGCAGTACGATCTGTTCAAGCAATGGGCCATGGTCAAACGGCCGGTCCTGGAACAGATGCTGAAAGACCGGTTCATCCTGTTCGGCGAATGGGTCTATGCCCGGCACTCGATTCACTATCGCAGTCTGCCGCACTACTTCTTTGAATTTGACATTTACGATAAAGTACAACAGGTCTTTCTCAGCCTCGCCTGCCGACTGGAACTGCTCGCAGACACCGGTATCGAAACGGTTCCCGTGATTCACACCGGCCCGCTGGCACGCAAAGACCTGGAAACGCTGATTGGCCAGTCCGCCTTTGACAGCGTCTTTGAAAATCCTTTTACCAGCAGCACAGACAACCTGATGGAAGGCGTTTATCTCCGCACCGAAGCGGGTGGAGCCGTCACCGGCAGGTCCAAGTTTGTCCGTCCCGAATTTGTAGAAAAAATCAAACAGAGCAGCCACTGGCAGCACCAGGCCATGGTCCCCAACCTGCTCTCGAAACAGGCAGATATCTGGTCATGA